A part of Solicola gregarius genomic DNA contains:
- a CDS encoding cutinase family protein: MKVRALLASAAMVAGGSIAAVGTSAAPASADAPCAPLQVVGAPGTGYELIYSAPTTLPGGGTANLPSGIDFTKPDVLIGQVAAKLQPERDAGRITYQQVPYPADIGITMSYRKSVRLGTKATKAYIAVKARQCPGSRFALIGFSQGARVAGNVLHSIGQGNGPIRPDRLAVGGLWADPGRTQNDQLVGPAVPGKGIDRMRKGGFGAVNSRTFSVCAPGDIYCSADDSTLLRELVRKFGKSALADTSIIRQGLRMIQRNGFDLQKWSRAFGEKNVMTLIPKAIKTGLEIDRFIREGSHGHYLVGNTISVDGQSSIDWMTDRLREAAR, translated from the coding sequence ATGAAGGTACGTGCACTGCTGGCATCCGCGGCCATGGTGGCCGGTGGATCGATAGCCGCGGTCGGAACGTCCGCCGCACCGGCGAGCGCCGATGCGCCGTGCGCACCGCTGCAGGTCGTCGGCGCGCCGGGAACCGGCTACGAGCTGATCTACAGCGCGCCCACGACGCTGCCAGGGGGCGGCACCGCGAATCTGCCGAGTGGGATCGACTTCACCAAGCCCGACGTGTTGATCGGACAGGTCGCGGCGAAGCTCCAACCCGAGCGCGACGCCGGCCGGATCACGTACCAGCAGGTCCCCTATCCCGCCGACATCGGCATCACCATGTCGTACCGCAAGTCGGTACGCCTCGGTACGAAGGCGACCAAGGCGTACATCGCGGTCAAGGCGCGCCAATGCCCGGGCAGCCGGTTCGCGCTCATCGGGTTCTCCCAGGGCGCTCGCGTCGCGGGCAATGTCTTGCACTCCATCGGTCAGGGCAATGGCCCGATCCGTCCGGACCGACTCGCGGTCGGCGGACTGTGGGCAGACCCCGGTCGGACGCAGAACGACCAACTGGTCGGGCCGGCCGTACCGGGCAAGGGCATCGACCGCATGCGCAAGGGCGGGTTCGGCGCGGTGAACTCGCGCACCTTCTCGGTCTGCGCGCCCGGCGACATCTACTGCTCCGCGGACGACTCGACGCTGCTGCGTGAGCTCGTACGCAAGTTCGGCAAGTCCGCACTCGCCGACACCTCGATCATCCGGCAGGGCCTGAGGATGATCCAACGCAACGGTTTCGACCTGCAGAAGTGGTCGCGTGCGTTCGGCGAGAAGAACGTTATGACGCTGATCCCGAAGGCGATCAAGACCGGGCTCGAGATCGACCGGTTCATTCGGGAGGGCAGCCACGGGCACTACCTCGTCGGCAACACCATCAGCGTCGATGGCCAGTCCTCGATCGACTGGATGACCGACCGTCTGCGCGAGGCAGCGCGCTGA
- a CDS encoding choice-of-anchor G family protein, translating to MSALMAGACLTAAPAMADDHSTARARFLSADIASVDLGPLAALKGVTAHQRGGRTVTKTNRLEGSLLGNLIPLKKYAKWLEFGDAVTIGAVTQFAQAKPNGRSRAYAGLVSSSGPIGDNGGHRVPTSATVNLSKLMAGRVPDFVTDQVKNLHVGFRGLTAVGAMDAKRAVAPASSCRNLDHPKHCLGYQLGNVSVGARFPALKDFYASLGPIWSAFDGRSRPIAQICNTMLAPIPQVKPACDTLRNNPFMDVSIKPPNADRLVDVFRRAGRHHGLYIDPTRGTVRLDADRFLAGMGIDVNRLGQGTNVVSYVTEAIDTGIAPALNSTAQRVIDEVVRELEKSAITIKPVGSAPVTVQLSDLSPLYQPLVYALKAAVMHGIYEGVGQLTNQIMPALREADAYGDRVQILANIQDRTAGGAYRVTALRVRINDQEALPGNIDLAKVAVGPNGR from the coding sequence GTGTCCGCACTCATGGCCGGCGCCTGCCTCACGGCGGCGCCCGCCATGGCCGACGACCATTCGACTGCGCGAGCTCGGTTCCTCTCGGCCGACATCGCGAGCGTCGACCTCGGTCCGCTCGCCGCGCTGAAGGGTGTGACGGCTCATCAGCGCGGCGGGCGCACGGTCACCAAGACGAACAGACTCGAAGGCTCGCTGCTCGGCAACCTGATCCCGCTGAAGAAGTACGCGAAGTGGCTCGAGTTCGGTGACGCGGTCACGATCGGTGCCGTGACCCAGTTCGCGCAGGCAAAGCCGAACGGTCGGTCCCGGGCGTACGCGGGTCTGGTGAGCTCGTCCGGCCCGATCGGCGACAACGGTGGCCACCGGGTTCCGACAAGCGCCACGGTCAACCTGTCCAAGCTCATGGCCGGGCGGGTGCCGGACTTCGTCACCGACCAGGTCAAGAACCTGCATGTCGGCTTCCGTGGCCTGACCGCCGTCGGCGCGATGGACGCCAAACGCGCGGTGGCGCCCGCGTCGTCCTGCCGCAACCTCGACCACCCGAAGCACTGCCTCGGATACCAGCTCGGCAACGTGTCGGTCGGCGCCCGATTCCCCGCGCTGAAGGACTTCTACGCGAGCCTCGGCCCGATCTGGTCGGCGTTCGACGGGCGGTCCAGGCCGATCGCGCAGATCTGCAACACGATGCTGGCACCGATCCCACAGGTCAAGCCGGCCTGCGACACGTTGCGCAACAACCCGTTCATGGACGTGAGCATCAAGCCGCCCAACGCCGACCGACTCGTCGACGTGTTCCGCCGCGCGGGACGTCACCACGGCCTGTACATCGATCCGACGCGCGGCACGGTGCGACTCGATGCCGACCGGTTCCTCGCCGGGATGGGCATCGACGTCAACCGACTCGGGCAAGGCACCAACGTCGTCAGCTACGTGACCGAGGCGATCGACACCGGGATCGCGCCGGCACTGAACTCCACGGCGCAGCGGGTGATCGACGAGGTCGTACGCGAACTTGAGAAGTCGGCCATCACCATCAAGCCGGTCGGCTCCGCACCCGTCACCGTGCAGCTGAGCGACTTGTCTCCGCTCTACCAGCCGCTCGTGTACGCGCTGAAGGCGGCCGTCATGCACGGCATCTACGAGGGCGTCGGCCAGCTCACCAACCAGATCATGCCGGCTCTTCGAGAGGCCGATGCGTACGGCGATCGGGTCCAGATCCTGGCGAACATCCAGGACCGGACCGCGGGCGGCGCGTACCGCGTCACTGCGCTGCGGGTCCGGATCAACGACCAGGAGGCACTACCGGGCAACATCGACCTCGCGAAGGTCGCCGTAGGACCCAACGGTCGATGA
- a CDS encoding M1 family metallopeptidase, which translates to MGKLQSVTALAASIALVAGISGSTNAAPASVGDDGIGDPYFPKYGNGGYRVAHYGIDVTYHPKSRRLVGNTVVRARAKQRLTRFNLDLLVRAKRVRVNGKRVRFRQSKHELVIRPRHAIRRGKRFRVRVAYAGEPGSIRWHGRTAFKTNPRLALAAGQPNVAPWWFPSNDHPSDKARYAIDLTVPTGRQAISNGRLAGRVRHGSMTTWRWRPRKPMATYLAFATFGDYRIRRGRTQGGQPYLYAVEKHIGRKTDRAAWRSLRATGRVTRFLAKRWGRYPYGQIGGVVTRRFTTALENQTRPVYDASFFHNLKRPANTSIIAHEMAHQWFGDAVAIRRWRNIWLNEGYATYSAWMWSQRLGRNTVKQLFHYNYKRPASAKYWRFKVADPGPRRLFHDAVYTRGAMTLHALRRTIGSKDFFALSRRWVHRNNGIGSEREYRRLAEHISGKDLDRFFHRWVHARHKPKL; encoded by the coding sequence ATGGGGAAGCTGCAATCGGTGACTGCGCTCGCCGCCTCGATCGCGTTGGTCGCGGGTATATCGGGATCGACCAATGCTGCGCCCGCATCGGTCGGCGACGACGGCATCGGAGATCCGTACTTCCCGAAGTACGGCAACGGCGGATACCGGGTCGCCCACTACGGCATCGACGTCACGTATCACCCGAAGAGTCGCCGCCTCGTCGGCAACACGGTCGTACGTGCGCGGGCGAAGCAACGGTTGACGCGGTTCAACCTCGACCTGCTGGTACGCGCGAAGCGCGTACGCGTGAACGGCAAACGTGTGCGGTTCCGGCAGTCGAAGCATGAGCTGGTCATCCGTCCCCGGCATGCGATCCGGCGCGGGAAGCGGTTCCGGGTGCGGGTCGCGTACGCCGGCGAGCCCGGGAGCATCCGCTGGCACGGCCGGACCGCGTTCAAGACGAACCCGCGGCTGGCGCTCGCGGCCGGCCAACCGAACGTCGCGCCGTGGTGGTTCCCGAGCAACGATCATCCGTCGGACAAGGCGCGCTATGCCATCGACCTGACTGTCCCGACCGGGCGTCAGGCGATCAGCAACGGTCGGCTCGCCGGCCGCGTCCGACACGGCTCGATGACCACGTGGCGGTGGCGGCCGCGCAAACCGATGGCCACGTATCTCGCATTCGCCACCTTTGGCGACTACCGCATCCGGCGCGGGCGTACTCAGGGTGGGCAGCCGTACCTGTACGCCGTGGAGAAGCACATCGGCCGCAAGACGGATCGCGCGGCGTGGCGCAGCCTACGCGCAACCGGCCGGGTCACGCGGTTCCTCGCCAAGCGGTGGGGACGCTACCCGTACGGCCAGATCGGCGGTGTGGTGACGCGGAGGTTCACGACCGCGCTGGAGAACCAGACCCGACCGGTGTATGACGCGTCGTTCTTCCACAACCTGAAGCGACCAGCGAACACGAGCATCATCGCGCACGAGATGGCGCACCAATGGTTCGGCGACGCGGTCGCGATCCGCCGGTGGCGCAACATCTGGCTGAACGAGGGGTACGCGACGTACTCGGCCTGGATGTGGTCCCAACGCCTTGGGCGCAACACCGTCAAGCAGCTGTTCCACTACAACTACAAGCGGCCCGCATCGGCCAAGTACTGGCGGTTCAAGGTCGCCGATCCGGGCCCGCGACGGCTGTTCCACGATGCGGTCTACACGCGCGGCGCGATGACCCTGCACGCACTGCGCCGCACGATCGGGTCGAAGGACTTCTTCGCCCTGTCGCGGCGCTGGGTGCACCGCAACAACGGCATCGGCAGCGAGCGCGAGTACCGCCGGCTGGCCGAGCACATCAGCGGCAAGGATCTCGACCGGTTCTTCCACCGCTGGGTGCACGCGAGGCACAAGCCGAAGCTGTGA
- a CDS encoding GntR family transcriptional regulator, with translation MIEFYLDGESGVSAYRQIARQVRHALTLGMLNRGDQLPTVKEAVAQLAVNPNTVLKAYRELERDGLVEARPGVGTFVSASISTATIAAHAPLRRELQRWLRSARAAGLDDASVEALLLTTFHNEASEGVA, from the coding sequence GTGATCGAGTTCTACTTGGACGGCGAGTCCGGCGTCTCGGCGTATCGCCAGATCGCCCGGCAGGTTCGGCATGCGCTGACGCTCGGGATGCTCAACCGCGGCGACCAGCTGCCGACGGTCAAGGAGGCCGTCGCGCAGCTGGCCGTCAACCCCAACACCGTCCTCAAGGCGTACCGCGAGCTGGAGCGTGACGGACTCGTCGAGGCACGACCGGGTGTGGGTACGTTCGTGAGCGCGAGCATCTCGACCGCAACCATCGCCGCCCATGCGCCGCTGCGGCGTGAACTCCAGCGCTGGCTGCGCAGCGCCCGCGCTGCCGGGCTCGACGACGCGAGCGTCGAGGCCCTGTTGTTGACGACCTTTCACAACGAGGCGAGCGAAGGCGTGGCGTGA
- a CDS encoding sulfate/molybdate ABC transporter ATP-binding protein, producing MSIEIAGVGKRFGDFVALDDVSVSIPTGQLTALLGPSGGGKSTLLRIIAGLESADTGTVQIEGTDATKLPPQKRNVGFVFQHYAVFKHMSVAKNVAFGLEIRAPGKARVPLTAQRRDDRTRIQKRVEELLDLVHLSQFADRLPAQLSGGQRQRMALARALAVEPTVLLLDEPFGALDAKVRKELRDWLRRLHDEVHVTTVFVTHDQEEALEVADEIVVINEGRVEQVGTPDELYDEPANDFVMGFLGEVTTLDGQRVRPHDIDVETTPGTRDAAQGEVVRMLRIGFAVRLNVRTNDSEDVVVVLTRTHARTLDLDVGSRVWLSPAAAAGARLDATVRAV from the coding sequence ATGAGCATCGAGATCGCCGGCGTCGGCAAGCGCTTCGGAGACTTCGTCGCGCTCGACGACGTCTCCGTATCTATCCCGACCGGCCAGCTGACGGCCCTGCTCGGACCGTCCGGCGGCGGAAAGTCCACGCTGCTGCGCATCATCGCCGGCCTGGAGTCGGCGGACACGGGAACCGTGCAGATCGAGGGGACCGACGCGACGAAGCTACCGCCGCAGAAGCGCAACGTCGGCTTCGTTTTCCAGCACTACGCGGTGTTCAAGCACATGAGCGTCGCCAAGAACGTCGCATTCGGTCTGGAGATCCGCGCACCCGGCAAGGCCCGCGTACCCCTGACTGCGCAGCGGCGCGACGACCGGACACGGATCCAGAAGCGGGTCGAGGAGCTGCTCGACCTCGTGCATCTCTCCCAGTTCGCGGATCGCCTACCGGCCCAGCTGTCCGGTGGTCAGCGCCAGCGAATGGCGCTCGCCCGTGCGCTGGCCGTCGAGCCGACCGTACTCCTGCTCGACGAACCGTTCGGCGCGCTGGATGCCAAGGTACGCAAGGAGCTTCGCGACTGGCTCCGACGGCTTCACGACGAGGTACACGTGACGACCGTGTTCGTGACGCACGACCAGGAGGAGGCACTCGAGGTCGCCGACGAGATCGTGGTGATCAACGAGGGCAGGGTCGAGCAGGTGGGTACGCCCGACGAGCTGTACGACGAGCCTGCCAACGACTTCGTGATGGGCTTCCTCGGTGAGGTCACGACGCTCGACGGGCAGCGGGTACGACCGCACGACATCGACGTGGAGACCACGCCGGGCACCAGGGACGCGGCACAGGGCGAGGTCGTCCGGATGCTGCGGATCGGCTTCGCGGTTCGGTTGAACGTACGTACCAACGACAGTGAGGATGTCGTCGTCGTGCTCACCCGTACCCATGCGCGCACCCTCGACCTCGACGTCGGCTCGCGGGTCTGGTTGTCACCCGCAGCCGCCGCCGGTGCGCGGCTCGATGCGACCGTCCGGGCCGTGTAG
- a CDS encoding sulfate ABC transporter permease subunit — translation MGSRGTAVRWGLRLVALVYVFLLVAWPVALVVKHTFADGFTALDEAFSDANVRNALMLTAEVALWAVVINLVFGVTISILLVRYEFPGKRLLSALIDVPLSVSPVVVGLALLLVYNGRDGWFGPSVEGAGLQVIFNSPGMIMATCFVALPLVIREVVPTLTEVGDDQEQAARSLGSNARQTFLRITLPSIKWAVVYGVVLSLARSLGEFGAVKIVSGNFAGQTQTATLIVEQKYQNFEQSAAYATSFILAATSVLCIVVVSILRPKERH, via the coding sequence GTGGGTAGTCGAGGCACCGCCGTGCGCTGGGGGCTCCGGCTCGTCGCGCTGGTGTACGTGTTCCTGCTCGTCGCCTGGCCGGTGGCGCTGGTCGTCAAGCACACCTTCGCCGACGGTTTCACCGCCCTAGACGAGGCATTCTCCGACGCGAACGTACGCAACGCGTTGATGCTCACCGCCGAGGTCGCGCTGTGGGCCGTCGTCATCAACCTGGTGTTCGGCGTGACGATCTCGATCCTGTTGGTTCGCTACGAGTTTCCGGGCAAGCGACTGTTGTCCGCGCTCATCGACGTGCCGCTGTCGGTCTCACCGGTCGTGGTCGGTCTGGCGCTGCTGCTCGTCTACAACGGGCGCGACGGCTGGTTCGGACCATCGGTCGAGGGAGCCGGCCTCCAGGTGATCTTCAACAGCCCCGGCATGATCATGGCGACCTGCTTCGTCGCGCTACCGCTGGTGATCCGCGAGGTCGTGCCGACGCTGACCGAGGTGGGCGACGACCAGGAGCAGGCCGCACGATCGCTCGGGTCCAACGCCCGCCAGACCTTCCTGCGGATCACGCTGCCCAGCATCAAGTGGGCGGTCGTGTACGGCGTGGTGCTGTCGCTCGCCCGCTCCCTCGGCGAGTTCGGCGCCGTGAAGATCGTGTCGGGAAACTTCGCCGGCCAGACCCAGACGGCGACCCTGATCGTCGAGCAGAAGTACCAGAACTTCGAGCAGAGCGCGGCGTACGCCACGTCGTTCATCCTGGCGGCGACGAGCGTGCTGTGCATCGTCGTCGTGTCCATCCTGCGTCCCAAGGAGCGGCACTGA
- the cysT gene encoding sulfate ABC transporter permease subunit CysT — MTSATAERLTRPGRNKPRSGPGSTLTRGSSLGLGIAVMWFSLLVLIPLAAVVATAAGGGWDQYVTTLSNAQTWAAIRLTVGQSLVVTAVNVVMGTVIAWVLVRDRFWGKSAMDVVIDIPFALPTIVAGLVLLSLYGTNSPLGLEWANTKHSVTLALAFVTLPFVVRTVQPVLEELEPEVEEAAASLGAARLTIFRRIILPSLTPAIAAGAALSFARAISEYGSLVLLSGNLPFETEVVSVRVLTFIENGNNAAAAALASVMLAVALVVIVGLDILQRRVARRG; from the coding sequence ATGACGTCTGCGACTGCCGAGCGCCTGACCCGGCCGGGGCGCAACAAGCCCCGGTCGGGTCCGGGCTCCACGCTCACCCGGGGTTCGTCCCTCGGCCTCGGCATCGCCGTCATGTGGTTCAGCCTGCTCGTACTGATCCCACTCGCCGCGGTCGTCGCGACGGCGGCCGGCGGCGGCTGGGACCAGTACGTGACCACGCTCTCCAACGCGCAGACGTGGGCCGCGATCCGACTGACCGTCGGGCAGTCCCTGGTGGTGACCGCCGTCAACGTGGTGATGGGCACCGTCATCGCGTGGGTGCTCGTCCGGGACCGATTCTGGGGCAAGTCCGCGATGGACGTCGTGATCGACATTCCGTTCGCGCTGCCGACGATCGTCGCCGGCCTGGTGCTGCTCTCGTTGTACGGGACGAACAGCCCACTCGGACTCGAGTGGGCGAACACCAAGCACAGCGTGACTCTCGCGCTCGCGTTCGTGACCCTGCCGTTCGTCGTACGCACGGTGCAGCCGGTCCTCGAGGAGCTGGAGCCCGAGGTCGAGGAGGCCGCGGCGTCTCTCGGGGCGGCACGGCTCACCATCTTCCGGCGGATCATCCTGCCGAGCCTGACGCCGGCCATCGCCGCCGGTGCCGCCCTGTCGTTTGCCCGTGCCATCTCCGAGTACGGCTCGTTGGTGCTGTTGTCGGGCAACCTGCCGTTCGAGACCGAGGTGGTGTCGGTACGCGTGCTGACGTTCATCGAGAACGGCAACAACGCGGCCGCCGCGGCCCTCGCATCGGTGATGCTTGCCGTCGCGCTGGTGGTCATCGTGGGGCTCGACATCCTGCAGCGGAGGGTGGCGCGTCGTGGGTAG
- a CDS encoding sulfate ABC transporter substrate-binding protein, translating into MKHKLKFAVAGALTGALALTACSSSGASSDDQLSLVGYSVLEAANKPIISDFQETDAGDGVVFKESYGASGDQSRAVENDLDADVVHFSLETDVTRLVDVGLVDKDWKSGPTKGIATSSVVVFVVRKGNPKNIQTWDDLVKPGVEIITPNPGSSGSARWNILAGWAHATKGKEDDAAGKAYVTKFLNNVIALPGSGREATTAFTGGNGDVLMSYENEAILARQQGEDVDYVVPDDTLLIENPATVTSDAAPAAQDFLDYMLSKDAQLDYAKSGFRPVIDGVTTDVEGANDPSDPFPEPKTLYTIDDNFGGWDAAAAKFFDEESGIIPELQQKTGQTG; encoded by the coding sequence ATGAAACACAAGCTGAAGTTCGCAGTGGCAGGAGCGCTCACTGGGGCGTTGGCCTTGACCGCCTGCTCGAGCAGCGGTGCATCGTCCGACGACCAGCTGAGTCTGGTTGGATACTCGGTCCTCGAGGCCGCCAACAAGCCGATCATCTCCGACTTCCAGGAGACCGACGCCGGCGACGGCGTCGTCTTCAAGGAGTCGTACGGAGCGTCCGGCGACCAGAGCCGCGCGGTCGAGAACGATCTCGACGCCGACGTCGTGCACTTCTCTCTCGAGACCGACGTGACCCGGTTGGTCGACGTCGGACTCGTCGACAAGGACTGGAAGTCCGGACCGACCAAGGGAATCGCGACGTCGTCGGTCGTCGTCTTCGTCGTACGCAAGGGGAACCCGAAGAACATCCAGACGTGGGACGACCTCGTGAAGCCCGGCGTCGAGATCATCACCCCGAACCCCGGCTCGTCGGGCTCTGCGCGCTGGAACATCCTCGCCGGGTGGGCCCATGCCACCAAGGGCAAGGAGGACGATGCGGCCGGCAAGGCGTACGTGACGAAGTTCCTGAACAACGTCATCGCCCTGCCCGGCAGCGGGCGGGAGGCGACGACCGCGTTCACCGGAGGCAACGGCGACGTCCTCATGTCGTACGAGAACGAGGCGATCCTGGCCAGGCAGCAGGGCGAGGACGTCGACTACGTGGTTCCCGACGACACGCTGTTGATCGAGAACCCCGCGACCGTCACCTCCGACGCCGCGCCTGCAGCGCAGGACTTCCTGGACTACATGCTCAGCAAGGATGCGCAGCTGGACTACGCGAAGAGTGGGTTCCGCCCGGTCATCGACGGCGTCACCACCGACGTCGAGGGCGCCAACGACCCGAGCGACCCGTTCCCGGAGCCGAAGACGCTCTACACGATCGATGACAACTTCGGCGGCTGGGACGCCGCGGCCGCCAAGTTCTTCGACGAGGAGTCCGGCATCATTCCCGAACTGCAGCAGAAGACGGGTCAGACCGGATGA
- a CDS encoding class I SAM-dependent methyltransferase has protein sequence MSVTTYVFDNTGAQAPDRFAALELYDPWCREWLAATGLRSGNRCLEIGAGNGSIAAWLASRVGGSGSVLATDIDTRRLPALSTAGADIAWGRNAYRAVGDLGFVDATVRGYSEVWRGGTLGTQLHKANALQTRDRMIDSGLATADEVDDFLRLMDEPGFAVSSYLMLSTTARRPLR, from the coding sequence ATGAGTGTGACGACGTACGTCTTCGACAACACGGGTGCGCAGGCGCCCGACAGGTTCGCGGCGCTCGAGCTGTATGACCCGTGGTGCCGCGAGTGGCTGGCGGCGACCGGGCTTCGCAGCGGGAACCGTTGCCTGGAGATCGGGGCCGGCAACGGCTCGATCGCGGCATGGTTGGCGTCACGCGTCGGCGGGTCCGGCTCGGTCCTGGCGACCGACATCGACACGCGGCGACTACCGGCGCTGTCCACGGCGGGTGCGGACATCGCGTGGGGACGTAACGCGTACCGCGCGGTCGGTGACCTGGGCTTCGTCGACGCGACGGTACGCGGGTACAGCGAGGTATGGCGCGGGGGCACGCTCGGAACCCAACTGCACAAGGCGAACGCGTTGCAGACCCGCGACCGCATGATCGACTCCGGCCTGGCGACCGCGGATGAGGTCGACGACTTCCTTCGCCTCATGGATGAGCCGGGCTTCGCCGTCAGCTCGTACCTGATGCTGTCGACGACCGCGCGGCGCCCGCTGCGCTGA
- a CDS encoding alpha/beta fold hydrolase produces the protein MADRVDVRVLGRVEASASGTPLALPGARARTVLATLATYVGRVVSADRLLTAMWVDGEIPESATGQLHTCVWRLRSMLGGVIETRGAGYLLVGDDVVVDARDFEGQVARGRAAYAAGRLDAAADTLAGGLALWRGPALTDVPGLASEAVRLEELRRSALAMRIDADLELGRHADLVAELSGLTTERPLDERLHGQLMTALYRSGRAADALTVFESVRARLRDELGVDPGAGLRDVHQRVLTEDLLVPARTVSPPPTRYVTSGDVHIAYQVVGEGAPDIVFVPGLLSHLDLWWDDRSTADFFTRLAAVGRLILFDKRDTGSSDRAPGAQTLEERMDDVRAVMDACGSERAVLFGYSEGGPMSLLFAATYPERVAGLVLSGASARWSPAYDYPCGRSSASMFADFERLADSAWGLGHSIERYAPSMADSARAVELVGRRERMSVSPSDFLRMLAMVRDIDVRSVLPSVQAPTLIIQRADDRVTPPEHGRFLASRLPDARYVEQPGDHVIWTGETDGVLAAVQELVSGLAGERTPERVLATVLVCEPGIVATDLVERHRGAILESAARLVATFDGPARALACARSMVSVPAGGDARVGLHVGEIDKATPVARGPAFEVAARVAALADPGTIQASRTVPDLVVGSGVAFEARGSHRLVADRDEEWEVFAVVQTPLAGAGH, from the coding sequence GTGGCCGACCGGGTCGACGTACGAGTGCTGGGGCGGGTCGAGGCATCCGCGTCCGGTACCCCGTTGGCGCTGCCCGGTGCGCGCGCGCGAACCGTCCTCGCGACGCTGGCGACGTACGTGGGCCGCGTCGTTTCGGCGGACCGGTTGCTGACGGCCATGTGGGTCGACGGCGAGATACCCGAGTCGGCGACGGGTCAGCTGCACACCTGCGTCTGGCGCCTGCGCTCGATGCTCGGTGGCGTCATCGAGACCCGCGGGGCCGGATATCTCCTGGTCGGCGACGACGTCGTCGTCGACGCGCGTGACTTCGAGGGCCAGGTTGCGCGCGGGCGTGCGGCGTACGCGGCAGGCCGACTCGACGCAGCCGCGGACACCCTTGCCGGCGGGCTCGCCCTGTGGCGAGGACCCGCGCTCACCGACGTGCCGGGGTTGGCGTCCGAAGCGGTACGACTCGAGGAGCTCCGGCGGTCGGCGCTCGCGATGCGCATCGACGCCGACCTCGAGCTCGGCCGACACGCGGATCTCGTCGCGGAGCTAAGCGGGCTGACGACCGAACGCCCACTCGACGAGCGCCTGCACGGTCAGCTGATGACGGCCCTGTACCGATCCGGCCGGGCGGCCGATGCCTTGACGGTCTTCGAGTCGGTTCGAGCGCGGCTGCGCGACGAGCTCGGCGTGGATCCGGGGGCCGGGCTTCGCGACGTGCACCAGCGAGTGCTGACCGAGGACCTGCTGGTGCCCGCGCGTACCGTGTCACCTCCGCCGACGCGGTACGTGACGAGCGGCGATGTGCACATCGCGTACCAGGTCGTCGGCGAGGGCGCACCCGACATCGTCTTCGTACCGGGGCTGTTGAGCCACCTCGACCTCTGGTGGGACGATCGCTCGACGGCGGACTTCTTCACCCGGCTCGCCGCGGTAGGCCGGCTGATCCTGTTCGACAAGCGCGATACCGGCTCGTCCGATCGAGCGCCCGGTGCGCAGACGCTCGAGGAGCGGATGGACGACGTCCGCGCGGTAATGGACGCGTGCGGGAGCGAGCGCGCCGTGCTGTTCGGGTACTCCGAGGGCGGGCCGATGAGCCTCCTGTTCGCGGCGACGTACCCGGAGCGGGTCGCGGGCCTCGTGCTTTCCGGCGCCTCAGCCAGGTGGTCGCCGGCGTACGACTATCCGTGCGGGCGGTCGTCGGCTTCGATGTTCGCCGACTTCGAGCGGCTCGCGGACAGCGCGTGGGGTCTCGGGCACAGCATCGAGCGGTACGCGCCGAGCATGGCCGACTCCGCCCGTGCCGTCGAGCTCGTCGGGCGACGGGAGCGGATGTCGGTGAGCCCGAGTGACTTCCTGCGGATGCTGGCGATGGTCCGCGACATCGACGTACGTTCGGTGCTGCCGAGTGTGCAGGCGCCCACCCTGATCATCCAGCGTGCCGACGATCGGGTCACGCCACCCGAACATGGGCGCTTCCTGGCGAGCCGGCTGCCGGACGCGCGATACGTCGAGCAGCCGGGCGACCATGTGATCTGGACCGGCGAAACCGATGGCGTTCTCGCCGCCGTCCAGGAACTCGTGTCCGGCCTGGCCGGCGAACGTACTCCCGAGCGGGTCCTGGCCACCGTGCTCGTGTGCGAGCCGGGCATCGTCGCGACCGACCTCGTCGAACGCCATCGCGGCGCGATCCTCGAGTCGGCGGCCCGGCTCGTCGCGACGTTCGACGGTCCGGCCCGTGCCCTCGCCTGTGCGCGGTCCATGGTGTCGGTGCCCGCGGGCGGCGACGCCCGGGTCGGCCTGCATGTCGGCGAGATCGATAAGGCGACGCCCGTCGCGCGCGGCCCGGCGTTCGAGGTCGCTGCGCGCGTCGCGGCCCTGGCAGACCCCGGCACGATCCAGGCATCGCGTACGGTCCCCGACCTGGTCGTCGGGTCCGGCGTGGCGTTCGAGGCACGCGGCAGCCATCGCCTCGTCGCCGACCGAGACGAAGAGTGGGAGGTTTTCGCCGTCGTGCAGACTCCGCTCGCTGGTGCAGGGCACTGA
- a CDS encoding helix-turn-helix domain-containing protein codes for MDYAKAVGQRLRAIRQRHGLSLKGVEQRSRGRWKAVVVSSYERGDRSVSVQRLYELAEFYAVPITDLLPHDLGIDRQPQTA; via the coding sequence ATGGACTACGCCAAGGCGGTAGGGCAGCGGCTGCGCGCGATCCGACAGCGGCACGGGCTCTCCCTGAAGGGCGTCGAACAGAGATCACGCGGGCGCTGGAAGGCCGTCGTCGTCAGCTCGTACGAGCGCGGCGACCGATCGGTCTCGGTCCAGCGACTCTACGAGCTGGCGGAGTTCTACGCGGTGCCGATCACCGATCTGCTGCCGCACGACCTGGGCATCGACCGCCAGCCTCAAACCGCCTGA